The Paenibacillus sp. FSL R7-0204 genome includes a region encoding these proteins:
- a CDS encoding APC family permease gives MMSSVKRFLIGRPLKSDQLGEQKLNKTKALAILSSDALSSVAYGPEQILLVLITVSTAAFWYSIPIAGGVLVLLLALILSYRQIIFAYPQGGGAYVVSKENLGKYPGLIAGGSLLVDYILTVAVSVSAGTDAITSAFPSLHPYNVIIAIIFVLLITTLNLRGVTESASFLAYPVYLFVLAMFIMIGLGLFNVLTGRVPAELHTSLGTPVAGISLFLLLRAFSSGSSALTGVEAISNAIPNFKAPAPNNAAKTLAAMGILLALLFSGIVFLAYYYGIAPREQVTVVSDIAEHVFGRNFMYYVVQGTTALILVLAANTGYSAFPLLAVNLAKDKFIPRMFTVRGDRLGYSNGILSLGILSIILIIAFKGRTEHLIPLYAVGVFIPFTLSQTGMIVKWLRHKPEGWLPKLIINAIGALISFIVTMMFFLTKFTQVWPVLVFLPLIILFFYRIYKHYESVADQLRVATCGEPPLAIEGNIIILPVAGITHVVENSLRYAKSLGAQQIIAVHIPFEREDDVIFEEKWKKFHPEVRLVTLYSPYRSIIHPLTKFIDTVQRKASESNYQVTVIVPQFIPKKGWHNILHNQSSLLIRAHLLYRRNVIITTVPYHLKK, from the coding sequence ATGATGTCTTCGGTAAAAAGGTTCCTGATCGGACGGCCGCTGAAGTCCGATCAGCTGGGAGAACAGAAGCTTAACAAAACCAAGGCCTTAGCCATTCTGTCCTCGGATGCCTTATCCTCTGTGGCCTATGGTCCGGAGCAGATTCTGCTGGTGCTGATCACGGTTAGTACAGCCGCATTCTGGTATTCCATTCCGATTGCGGGCGGGGTACTGGTGCTGCTCCTGGCTCTGATACTCTCCTATAGGCAGATCATCTTTGCCTATCCCCAAGGCGGCGGAGCTTATGTCGTATCCAAGGAGAATCTGGGGAAATATCCGGGTCTGATTGCCGGGGGTTCCTTGCTCGTCGATTATATACTAACCGTAGCTGTCAGTGTCTCTGCGGGAACGGATGCGATTACTTCAGCTTTTCCGAGTCTGCATCCTTATAATGTAATAATTGCCATTATATTCGTCCTGCTGATCACGACACTGAATCTGCGCGGGGTCACCGAGTCGGCCTCTTTCCTGGCGTACCCGGTCTATCTGTTCGTCCTGGCGATGTTCATTATGATCGGACTGGGCCTGTTCAATGTGCTGACCGGAAGAGTACCGGCGGAGCTTCACACCTCACTGGGAACACCGGTGGCCGGAATCAGCCTGTTCCTGCTGCTGCGGGCGTTCTCCTCAGGCAGCTCGGCGCTGACTGGGGTGGAGGCCATATCGAATGCGATCCCCAATTTCAAGGCGCCGGCACCGAATAATGCAGCCAAAACCTTAGCGGCGATGGGAATTCTGCTCGCGCTGTTATTCTCAGGCATCGTGTTCCTGGCGTATTATTACGGCATTGCTCCGCGTGAACAGGTTACGGTGGTGTCCGATATTGCCGAGCATGTCTTTGGCCGCAACTTCATGTATTATGTCGTGCAGGGAACAACAGCCTTAATTCTGGTTCTGGCAGCGAACACCGGATATTCCGCGTTTCCGCTGCTGGCTGTGAATCTGGCGAAGGATAAATTCATTCCCCGGATGTTCACCGTTCGCGGAGACCGGCTGGGGTACTCGAACGGAATTCTCAGCCTGGGTATCTTGTCGATTATCCTGATCATTGCCTTTAAGGGGCGGACAGAGCATCTTATTCCGCTGTATGCAGTCGGCGTCTTCATCCCGTTCACCCTGTCGCAGACGGGCATGATCGTCAAATGGCTCCGGCACAAGCCGGAAGGCTGGCTGCCCAAGCTGATCATCAATGCAATCGGGGCGCTGATCAGCTTCATTGTTACGATGATGTTCTTCCTGACCAAGTTCACGCAGGTCTGGCCGGTTCTGGTCTTCCTGCCGCTGATTATCCTGTTCTTCTACCGCATCTACAAGCATTATGAATCGGTCGCCGACCAATTGCGGGTAGCCACCTGCGGGGAGCCGCCGCTGGCGATTGAAGGGAATATCATCATCCTGCCGGTGGCCGGTATTACTCATGTGGTGGAGAATTCTCTGCGGTATGCCAAGTCGCTGGGCGCGCAGCAGATTATTGCCGTCCACATCCCGTTCGAGCGGGAGGATGACGTCATCTTCGAAGAGAAGTGGAAGAAGTTCCACCCGGAGGTGCGGTTAGTGACGCTGTATTCGCCTTACCGCAGCATCATTCATCCATTGACCAAGTTCATTGATACGGTTCAGCGCAAGGCCAGCGAGTCGAATTATCAGGTGACCGTCATTGTCCCTCAATTCATACCGAAGAAGGGCTGGCATAACATTCTGCATAACCAGTCCAGTCTGCTGATCCGCGCGCATCTGCTGTACCGGCGCAATGTCATTATCACTACCGTCCCTTATCATTTGAAAAAATAA
- a CDS encoding AraC family transcriptional regulator: MKRLSFLSKLTMFAFAISILPVLFIGSFSYFTSSSEIQKNVNESKKELILQITSNVEHKLNTVNQTLNQVVNSSVLKKALNNPLSENDFILYNDIRNEIRNMQSFDTKLEDVILLNQRQNWMIKNSGLYRLNEYRNYEQLTNLLNVEGSSSWVLNPSSLFYSEESINVTGCNYSISLIKKLPTTKLQKYGLALANIPACSLQDFINPDMQPLDSIMVLDKSGRILLHPDRKLIGEPATAAGFTGFEQIATAAEPSGQFKTKLNEADYSITYMRSQLNGWIYLSATSIKSLTRESGKIGTYTVFVCTFMLLLSVLLAWLGSRRMYTPIERLLTQIGLRRPGLRAGRTDEFQLIGEQVHSLFQSKSQLEKEVSQHLGQVRTFFLIQAFGDNLRRRELMEELEQYGYGKQVEEWKTMAVITLSIDFSEENSYEKKDLNLLLFAAHNMTQELVSAQHRLTPVMMGHALTVVIGSEEESTEAFHRMLYALTEKLQQEINGVLKLQVSIGLSLPFHSFDKMSIAYRESLEALKHRITLGKGIIIQYENINSGKHYLNLNYPTHTENDLMDAIKLADSDKAKELLHKLFKCIFALGLSPQEYQIPLTRLLNNTLIMMQESGITLNQIYHAGGSLFEELTDLHIVAEIEDWFWTIVIQPVIVIFHSRQNAQYHNISEKLIDIVQHEYDQDLTLEECASRLHYNANYISSVFRKETQYYFSDYLTMYRFKMAKKWLEETDMPVKDIASRLRYNNSQNFIRSFRKQEGMTPGQYRDSFHTKLRAVPGDE, translated from the coding sequence TTGAAACGTCTTAGCTTTCTCAGTAAATTAACTATGTTCGCGTTCGCCATCAGCATCCTGCCGGTGCTGTTCATTGGCTCATTCTCCTACTTCACATCCTCCAGCGAAATTCAAAAAAATGTTAACGAAAGCAAAAAGGAACTCATTTTACAAATTACCTCAAATGTAGAACATAAGCTGAATACTGTCAACCAGACCTTGAACCAGGTCGTGAACTCTTCGGTGCTGAAGAAGGCGCTGAACAACCCGCTTAGTGAAAACGATTTCATTTTATATAACGACATCCGCAATGAAATCCGCAATATGCAGTCCTTCGATACGAAGCTGGAGGATGTCATCCTGCTCAATCAGCGCCAGAACTGGATGATCAAGAATTCCGGGCTCTACCGGCTGAATGAATACCGTAATTACGAGCAGCTGACGAATCTGCTGAATGTGGAAGGCAGCTCTTCTTGGGTGCTGAACCCTTCCTCCCTGTTCTACAGTGAAGAGAGCATTAACGTGACCGGCTGCAATTACAGCATCAGCCTGATTAAGAAGCTGCCGACCACCAAGCTGCAGAAATACGGACTGGCTCTGGCCAATATTCCGGCCTGCAGTCTTCAGGACTTCATTAATCCCGATATGCAGCCGCTGGACAGTATTATGGTGCTGGATAAAAGCGGACGGATTCTGCTGCATCCGGACCGCAAGCTGATCGGAGAGCCTGCCACAGCGGCCGGCTTCACGGGCTTCGAGCAGATCGCCACTGCCGCCGAGCCGTCGGGACAATTCAAGACCAAGCTTAATGAAGCCGATTACTCGATCACCTATATGCGTTCCCAGTTGAACGGCTGGATCTATTTGTCGGCCACCTCCATCAAGAGCCTGACCCGCGAATCCGGCAAAATTGGCACCTACACGGTATTCGTCTGCACATTCATGCTGCTGTTGTCTGTCCTGCTGGCTTGGCTGGGCTCCCGGCGCATGTATACACCTATCGAGCGGCTGCTCACCCAGATTGGACTGCGCCGTCCCGGTCTGCGGGCAGGGCGTACGGATGAATTCCAGCTTATTGGCGAACAGGTGCATTCCCTGTTCCAATCGAAGTCGCAGCTGGAGAAGGAGGTCAGCCAGCATCTCGGACAGGTGCGGACCTTCTTTCTGATTCAGGCGTTCGGAGACAATCTGAGAAGACGCGAGCTGATGGAGGAGCTGGAGCAATACGGGTACGGCAAGCAAGTCGAGGAATGGAAGACGATGGCTGTGATTACGCTGAGCATCGACTTCTCCGAGGAGAACAGCTATGAGAAAAAGGATCTTAATCTGCTGTTATTCGCAGCGCATAATATGACTCAGGAGCTGGTCTCTGCGCAGCACAGGCTAACCCCTGTGATGATGGGGCATGCGCTGACAGTCGTCATCGGCAGTGAGGAGGAGAGCACGGAAGCTTTTCACCGGATGCTCTATGCGCTGACGGAGAAGCTGCAGCAGGAGATTAACGGGGTCCTGAAGCTGCAGGTCAGCATTGGGCTGAGCCTGCCGTTTCATTCGTTTGACAAAATGTCCATTGCCTACCGGGAAAGCCTGGAGGCTCTGAAGCACCGGATTACCCTGGGCAAAGGTATCATTATCCAGTACGAGAATATCAATTCCGGCAAGCATTATCTCAATTTGAACTACCCGACCCACACGGAAAATGACCTGATGGATGCCATCAAGCTGGCGGACAGCGATAAGGCGAAGGAGCTGCTGCATAAGCTGTTCAAGTGTATTTTTGCGCTGGGACTGTCGCCGCAGGAATATCAGATTCCGCTGACCCGGCTGCTGAACAATACGCTCATTATGATGCAGGAATCGGGAATTACGCTGAATCAGATCTACCACGCGGGCGGTTCCCTGTTCGAGGAGCTGACCGATCTGCATATCGTGGCCGAGATTGAAGACTGGTTCTGGACTATTGTGATTCAGCCGGTCATCGTCATCTTCCACAGCAGGCAGAACGCCCAGTATCATAATATCTCCGAGAAGCTGATCGACATCGTCCAGCATGAGTATGACCAGGATCTGACGCTGGAGGAGTGTGCTTCCCGGCTGCATTATAACGCCAACTACATCAGCAGTGTATTCCGCAAGGAGACGCAGTATTATTTCAGTGATTACCTGACCATGTACCGGTTCAAAATGGCCAAGAAATGGCTGGAGGAGACCGATATGCCCGTGAAGGATATCGCCTCCCGCCTGAGATACAATAATTCACAGAATTTCATCCGTTCCTTCCGTAAGCAGGAGGGGATGACCCCCGGCCAGTACCGTGACAGCTTCCATACGAAGCTTAGAGCGGTCCCGGGCGATGAGTAG
- a CDS encoding extracellular solute-binding protein produces the protein MFNRLTGRKKALAGCFILFLSFMMLSACSGGESERSDSAGAPAPISILAPLHFPQTPSAELIAEIERLTGTQLDITWVPEGVYTDKMNTALTTGSLGKVTFVKFTDYNPVKNMIRSGAFWEIGPYLAEFPNLSQLNAAILKQTSVDGGIYGLYTERPASRQGIIIRKDWLEKLHLSPPSTLEELYEVMKQFTMKDPDGNGKADTLGLVDRNDLVYGVFKTLSSYFGTPNNWEIEDGQFIPEFATPEYMDTMNFMRKLYKEGIINQDFALTSKEVQRDKFIRGTAGIFIGSMTDVQRLSIEAKAINPKAELTLINRIKGPDGYKVWSIPKYNGLYLFSRKAIATEQELKQVLGFFDRTMDEDVANLMAYGFEGRHYKLDGEGKVILPEETSQLRVYEVNPLNSLMIADVGNTHIKEVAQKEQLTALADQLSRDNEQFLVDDPTVSLTSPTYDEKNAELSAIIVDATYNYILGNIDAAGFAGEVEKWKTSGGSLIIQEYGEAARGLEE, from the coding sequence ATGTTCAACCGGTTAACGGGCAGAAAGAAAGCTCTTGCGGGGTGCTTCATCCTGTTCTTATCGTTCATGATGTTAAGCGCTTGCAGCGGGGGGGAGTCTGAGCGTTCCGATTCAGCGGGTGCCCCGGCACCGATCTCGATTCTGGCACCGCTGCATTTTCCGCAGACGCCTTCAGCGGAGCTGATCGCCGAGATTGAGAGACTGACCGGGACTCAGCTCGATATTACCTGGGTGCCGGAAGGCGTCTACACGGACAAAATGAATACCGCACTGACTACCGGCTCGCTCGGCAAAGTGACGTTCGTGAAATTCACCGATTATAATCCGGTTAAGAATATGATCCGCTCCGGCGCTTTTTGGGAGATTGGTCCCTATCTGGCGGAATTTCCGAATCTCAGTCAGCTGAATGCGGCGATTCTTAAACAGACTTCGGTGGATGGGGGAATCTATGGACTTTATACAGAAAGACCGGCCTCCCGGCAGGGCATTATTATCCGCAAGGACTGGCTGGAGAAGCTGCATCTCAGTCCGCCTAGTACGCTGGAGGAGCTGTATGAGGTGATGAAGCAGTTCACCATGAAGGACCCGGACGGCAACGGCAAGGCAGATACCCTCGGACTGGTGGACCGCAACGATCTGGTGTACGGGGTATTCAAGACGTTAAGCTCTTATTTCGGCACGCCGAATAACTGGGAAATCGAAGATGGACAGTTCATCCCGGAATTCGCCACGCCCGAGTATATGGACACGATGAACTTCATGCGCAAATTATACAAGGAGGGGATCATTAACCAGGATTTCGCCCTGACCAGCAAGGAAGTGCAGCGGGACAAATTCATCCGGGGAACCGCCGGGATCTTCATCGGGAGTATGACGGATGTGCAGCGGCTATCCATTGAGGCCAAGGCGATCAACCCCAAGGCGGAGCTGACGCTGATTAACCGGATTAAGGGACCGGACGGATATAAGGTATGGTCTATACCCAAGTACAACGGCTTGTACCTCTTTTCACGTAAAGCCATTGCTACCGAGCAGGAGCTGAAGCAGGTGCTCGGATTCTTCGACCGCACGATGGATGAGGATGTAGCCAACCTGATGGCTTACGGCTTCGAGGGCCGCCACTATAAGCTGGACGGGGAAGGCAAAGTAATTCTTCCGGAAGAAACGTCCCAGCTGCGGGTGTATGAGGTCAATCCGCTCAATTCCCTGATGATCGCCGATGTAGGCAATACCCATATCAAGGAGGTCGCGCAAAAGGAGCAGCTCACCGCCCTGGCCGACCAGCTCAGCCGGGATAACGAGCAGTTTCTCGTCGATGACCCCACCGTGTCACTCACCTCGCCGACCTATGACGAGAAGAACGCCGAGCTGTCCGCGATCATCGTGGATGCCACCTACAATTATATTCTCGGCAACATCGACGCCGCCGGCTTCGCCGGGGAGGTGGAGAAATGGAAGACCAGCGGCGGCAGCCTGATTATTCAGGAGTACGGGGAGGCGGCGAGGGGGTTGGAGGAGTGA
- a CDS encoding DUF4037 domain-containing protein — protein MEDQRRQPDYSGVRGGGEGVGGVRQNEFVRKGKEHFETVILPKLRLISEQVVNNMMIFIEGSVAYGFCDEKSDVDLDYYIDMDIDEDIRQRIRELFTGETYWYQGVRVSYGFSGAYWKFDLLMNDEMDRFWNEFDPYALNNIMRAIPVWDPKGILALSQKRVECYPDEIKKKIIRGLWVTINDSGEYNFCEALKRNNIIEGRIYQYRAIEAMLRLVYILNNQYFYPTKWLSAGLDHVQEDFGLKEAFNKIAASHCEEDDYKEFKKVYENMKQFMVQYDSIELECIDNYSMIFQKPFHVFSAF, from the coding sequence ATGGAAGACCAGCGGCGGCAGCCTGATTATTCAGGAGTACGGGGAGGCGGCGAGGGGGTTGGAGGAGTGAGGCAGAATGAGTTCGTAAGAAAGGGTAAGGAACATTTCGAAACGGTAATACTTCCAAAACTCCGATTGATTTCTGAACAGGTTGTCAATAATATGATGATCTTCATTGAAGGTTCGGTTGCATATGGATTCTGTGATGAAAAATCGGATGTTGATTTAGATTATTATATCGACATGGATATTGATGAGGATATCCGTCAAAGAATCAGAGAACTTTTTACGGGCGAAACCTATTGGTATCAAGGGGTACGAGTATCTTACGGGTTTAGCGGAGCGTATTGGAAATTTGATCTCCTTATGAATGATGAAATGGATAGATTCTGGAATGAGTTTGATCCTTATGCGTTAAACAATATTATGAGAGCTATTCCAGTATGGGACCCCAAAGGAATCTTAGCATTATCGCAAAAAAGGGTTGAATGCTATCCGGATGAGATAAAAAAGAAGATTATTCGTGGTCTATGGGTTACAATTAATGACAGTGGCGAGTACAATTTCTGCGAAGCATTGAAAAGAAATAATATAATTGAAGGGCGGATCTATCAATATAGAGCAATAGAAGCAATGCTTCGACTGGTATATATCTTAAATAATCAATATTTTTATCCAACTAAATGGTTATCTGCGGGATTAGATCATGTACAGGAGGATTTTGGGCTAAAAGAGGCTTTTAATAAAATAGCTGCATCACATTGTGAAGAAGATGATTATAAAGAGTTTAAGAAAGTCTATGAAAATATGAAGCAATTTATGGTTCAGTATGATTCGATTGAATTAGAGTGTATTGACAACTACAGTATGATTTTTCAAAAACCATTTCATGTTTTTAGTGCATTTTAG
- a CDS encoding GNAT family N-acetyltransferase: protein MNIQLHKITPEMEQECTQLSVSAGQLDLVASNADSLVHATNEPTSVPYGIFNEEEMVGFILFDNEAYTDGYYWILRFMIDGRFQGKGYGKAAIKEVIKMLNNREDCTQIRVSHIPINLAANKLYKSVGFTETGEFEDNGDIILGYRM, encoded by the coding sequence GTGAATATTCAATTACATAAGATTACCCCTGAGATGGAACAGGAGTGCACCCAATTGAGTGTAAGTGCCGGGCAACTGGATTTGGTGGCAAGTAATGCCGACTCACTTGTACATGCGACCAACGAACCTACCTCTGTACCCTATGGTATTTTCAATGAAGAAGAGATGGTCGGATTTATCCTGTTTGACAATGAAGCATATACAGACGGCTACTATTGGATTCTGAGATTTATGATTGACGGAAGATTTCAGGGCAAAGGGTACGGGAAAGCAGCAATTAAAGAGGTTATTAAGATGCTGAACAACCGCGAGGATTGCACACAGATTAGGGTATCGCATATCCCGATTAATCTAGCGGCTAATAAGCTCTATAAGAGTGTGGGATTCACCGAGACTGGGGAGTTTGAGGACAACGGGGATATTATTTTGGGTTATAGGATGTGA
- a CDS encoding helix-turn-helix domain-containing protein — MQATTTMLSELEEYLRQKGLSITEFAKRSQLHSGTLSNILRGHRPIAMQQLDRITEAMGQEKGYFYDLYIDDYIIRGSSDWRRIGPLLLRCADLNRLGSIQRLARHIMDNLMYAPLLFDSAEELFKARKKEAAAAIYEIVAEAERYQHSERLALCQFRLFIISLSDDQNRNLWAANRFEPFVERLDEVDQLDALKELANTYRSLQRWDKVDECAAKMGHKARIQYDLKVQHEHRASEPVKLPGRPLFFYIAYSDLLRGNVCDELGDYEGALGYISRYSDLGWVREQEDEVERWKSLFMEWSEANTCLARLWSGENEIIERYKIYIEKHKEEQVTGLLNVVRVANKYQLNVDDILNYFNQEIQEDISELIAGRYNRKLALDRRATLMYELAFYHLHKGDYPKGFDLLLKTIENFQQINNEKYILESVTLFERFRNIASQEIREQYQTLLLGGNSHEEKGSYTSYGS; from the coding sequence TTGCAGGCAACGACTACGATGTTATCGGAACTGGAGGAGTATTTGCGGCAGAAGGGATTATCGATCACGGAATTCGCCAAGCGTTCTCAGCTTCATTCGGGGACACTCAGCAATATTCTTCGCGGACACCGGCCTATTGCGATGCAGCAGCTAGATCGGATTACCGAGGCCATGGGACAGGAGAAAGGATACTTCTATGACTTGTATATCGATGATTATATTATCCGTGGTTCCTCAGACTGGAGAAGGATTGGACCGCTATTGCTCCGCTGTGCTGACCTGAACAGATTGGGCAGTATTCAGCGCCTGGCCCGCCATATTATGGACAATCTGATGTACGCTCCATTGTTGTTTGATAGTGCGGAAGAACTCTTCAAAGCCCGGAAAAAGGAAGCTGCTGCTGCTATCTACGAGATTGTTGCTGAAGCCGAACGCTACCAGCATTCAGAACGTTTGGCGCTATGCCAATTCAGGCTGTTTATTATTTCGCTCAGCGATGACCAGAACCGGAACCTGTGGGCTGCGAACCGGTTTGAGCCTTTTGTGGAACGGCTCGATGAAGTCGATCAACTGGATGCACTCAAAGAGCTTGCCAATACATACCGGTCTTTACAGCGCTGGGACAAGGTCGATGAATGTGCAGCCAAGATGGGGCATAAGGCTAGAATACAGTATGACCTGAAGGTCCAGCACGAACACAGAGCATCAGAACCCGTGAAGCTCCCCGGCAGACCGCTGTTCTTTTACATTGCATACAGTGATTTGTTGCGGGGGAATGTTTGTGATGAGCTTGGGGATTATGAGGGAGCTTTGGGTTACATAAGCCGTTATTCTGATTTGGGCTGGGTGAGAGAGCAGGAAGATGAGGTCGAGCGTTGGAAGAGTCTGTTTATGGAATGGTCCGAGGCTAATACTTGTCTAGCAAGGCTTTGGAGCGGGGAAAACGAAATTATTGAACGATATAAAATTTATATAGAGAAGCATAAAGAAGAACAGGTAACGGGGCTTCTAAATGTTGTTAGGGTAGCTAATAAGTATCAATTAAATGTTGATGATATACTAAATTATTTCAATCAAGAAATTCAAGAAGATATCAGTGAACTAATAGCGGGGAGATATAACCGGAAGTTGGCACTTGATCGTCGGGCTACATTAATGTATGAACTTGCATTTTACCATTTGCATAAAGGCGATTATCCTAAAGGTTTTGATTTGTTGTTAAAAACAATAGAAAATTTCCAGCAGATAAACAATGAGAAGTATATACTGGAAAGTGTAACTCTGTTTGAAAGGTTTAGAAATATTGCCAGTCAAGAGATAAGGGAGCAATATCAAACTTTACTTTTGGGAGGGAATTCTCATGAAGAAAAAGGCAGTTATACTTCTTACGGTTCTTAG
- a CDS encoding GNAT family N-acetyltransferase gives MSIRYASNIEFITKEVLQELFLSVNWESGKYPNELMQAIQNSHSIVAAWDGAKLVGLVNALSDGVLTVYFHYMLIDPSYQGKGVGKKMMTTMLDRYKEYKQKVLISYPSAVDFYYKCGFSSEHGTTPMFISELV, from the coding sequence ATGAGTATACGTTACGCTTCAAATATTGAGTTTATCACTAAGGAGGTACTTCAAGAGTTATTTCTATCGGTCAATTGGGAATCCGGTAAATATCCGAATGAGCTTATGCAAGCAATTCAAAACTCTCATTCAATTGTGGCGGCATGGGATGGAGCGAAGCTCGTTGGCTTGGTAAATGCTCTGTCTGATGGTGTTCTAACAGTGTATTTCCATTATATGCTTATCGATCCAAGTTATCAGGGGAAAGGAGTAGGTAAAAAAATGATGACCACTATGCTCGATCGATATAAAGAATATAAACAGAAAGTGCTGATTTCTTATCCGAGTGCAGTGGATTTTTATTATAAGTGTGGATTTTCGAGTGAGCATGGAACTACGCCTATGTTTATTTCAGAGTTGGTCTAA
- a CDS encoding DUF6809 family protein — MKTILEALYHGKLQPDMTIVPSHPEYRSACKQVAAETQQWRERLGEEVFRELEEYLDLCDSVNSMHVEAAFHHGFKLGANLLIEVMSNREAPLS, encoded by the coding sequence ATGAAAACAATTTTGGAAGCCTTGTACCACGGGAAGCTTCAACCCGATATGACCATTGTGCCATCACATCCAGAGTATCGTTCCGCATGCAAACAGGTAGCAGCAGAGACACAGCAATGGCGCGAACGGTTGGGCGAGGAAGTGTTTAGAGAGCTGGAGGAATATTTGGACTTGTGCGACAGCGTGAACAGCATGCATGTGGAAGCTGCCTTTCATCATGGGTTCAAGTTGGGGGCAAACCTATTAATTGAAGTGATGAGTAATCGGGAAGCCCCGTTATCCTAA
- a CDS encoding CopG family transcriptional regulator, producing MSAKKMGRPLSDNPKSKKIEIRVDQEILSKLDACTEKLQTTRSDVIRKGIEKVFDELQN from the coding sequence ATGTCCGCTAAGAAGATGGGGCGTCCTCTATCTGACAATCCCAAAAGCAAAAAGATTGAGATACGTGTTGATCAAGAGATTCTGAGCAAGCTAGATGCTTGCACCGAAAAACTCCAAACGACCCGTTCCGATGTGATTCGCAAGGGAATTGAAAAGGTGTTTGACGAGCTCCAAAATTAA
- a CDS encoding NADP-dependent oxidoreductase — protein sequence MKAMVIEKYGKTPLRLADRPMPEVGEHEVLAEIRAASINPIDFKIRDGKLRMLLKYEMPLILGNDFSGIITRVGDKVKKFRVGDGIYGRPRKSKIGTFAEYIAVHEDDIALKPRNLTFEEAASIPLVGLTSYQALHDTLQLTAGQKVLIQAGAGGVGTFAIQLAKVMGIYVTTTASEAGTELVKSLGADQVINYKTEQFDQVLHNYDGVYDTLGGEALERAFRIVRPGGQVVSVSGLPNARFGAEYGAGFLKTTALRLVTRKLTKLEKQYNVKYSFLFMKPSGGQLGIITAYLESGAIKPVIDRVFPLDEAQQAMQYSESGRAKGKIILRVKCE from the coding sequence ATGAAAGCAATGGTTATCGAAAAATACGGAAAAACCCCGCTTCGTTTAGCGGACCGCCCAATGCCTGAAGTCGGCGAGCATGAGGTGCTTGCGGAAATCCGTGCGGCCAGTATTAATCCGATTGATTTTAAAATCCGGGATGGAAAATTACGGATGCTTTTGAAATATGAGATGCCGCTTATTCTGGGCAATGATTTCTCAGGTATCATTACCCGGGTCGGGGACAAGGTGAAGAAATTCAGGGTAGGGGATGGAATCTACGGCCGGCCCAGAAAAAGCAAAATTGGCACCTTCGCGGAGTATATTGCCGTTCATGAGGATGATATCGCGCTGAAGCCCCGCAACCTCACTTTTGAAGAAGCAGCTTCGATCCCGCTTGTTGGGCTGACCTCTTATCAGGCACTACATGATACTCTTCAGCTCACGGCTGGGCAAAAGGTATTGATTCAGGCAGGAGCGGGCGGAGTAGGCACCTTTGCCATCCAGCTTGCCAAAGTGATGGGGATTTACGTTACAACCACTGCCAGTGAAGCTGGAACTGAACTCGTTAAATCCCTTGGGGCCGATCAGGTCATCAACTATAAAACAGAGCAGTTCGATCAGGTGCTGCACAATTATGATGGAGTATACGATACCCTCGGTGGTGAGGCGCTGGAGCGAGCATTTCGCATCGTCAGACCGGGAGGGCAGGTCGTATCCGTATCGGGTCTGCCCAACGCCCGTTTTGGTGCAGAGTATGGGGCTGGTTTTCTGAAAACAACGGCTCTCCGGCTTGTTACCCGTAAGCTCACCAAGCTGGAGAAACAGTACAATGTCAAATACAGCTTCTTGTTCATGAAGCCAAGCGGCGGGCAACTGGGCATCATCACTGCATATCTGGAATCGGGCGCAATCAAGCCTGTTATTGACCGGGTTTTTCCTTTGGATGAAGCCCAGCAGGCGATGCAGTATTCCGAATCCGGCCGGGCTAAGGGGAAGATTATTTTGAGAGTAAAATGCGAATAA